One stretch of Natronobacterium gregoryi SP2 DNA includes these proteins:
- a CDS encoding class I SAM-dependent methyltransferase produces the protein MGEESDAGRARSVDDTIARADAPLAAIVEKPQAETAIESLRTEGVYDDCRQILEDGPDEVALPVTETPTETQVLEVVRQLEPKFRTTDLADLLAERGWSDADLESAPKSWAVIGSVVLVSIPDNCPDERAVAEALLELHGETDSVLANEGIANDGEAGTYREPKTRLLAGESETETIHTEHGTRYGLDPATVMFSPGNQAERARMGEVCAEDERVFDMFAGIGYFTLPMARSGARVTATEINPTAFRYLLENAVLNDVSDRVDAYMTDCRKLADDLEADRVVMGYYGTSEDDSSQRRDEAHDFLPEALEALVPGGIVHYHEATPEALLWERPTERLEEAVDGAGRTLEYLDRRRIKSHSAGVEHVVLDVRID, from the coding sequence ATGGGTGAGGAATCCGACGCCGGGAGAGCACGGAGCGTCGACGACACCATTGCCCGCGCGGACGCGCCGCTGGCCGCGATCGTCGAGAAACCGCAAGCCGAAACTGCGATCGAGTCGCTACGCACCGAAGGCGTCTACGACGACTGCCGACAGATCCTCGAGGACGGTCCCGACGAGGTCGCACTCCCAGTCACCGAGACACCGACCGAGACGCAAGTCCTCGAGGTCGTCCGGCAGCTCGAGCCCAAGTTCCGGACGACGGATCTGGCAGATCTACTTGCCGAACGCGGCTGGAGCGATGCCGACCTCGAGTCGGCTCCGAAGTCGTGGGCCGTGATCGGCTCAGTCGTCCTCGTCTCCATCCCCGACAACTGTCCGGACGAGAGAGCGGTTGCGGAGGCGTTGCTCGAGTTACACGGCGAGACCGACAGCGTGCTGGCAAACGAGGGGATCGCAAACGACGGCGAGGCCGGCACCTACAGGGAGCCGAAGACGCGACTGTTGGCTGGTGAGTCGGAGACGGAGACGATCCACACCGAACATGGCACCCGCTACGGACTCGATCCGGCGACCGTGATGTTCTCGCCTGGCAACCAGGCAGAACGGGCACGCATGGGCGAGGTCTGTGCCGAAGACGAACGCGTCTTCGACATGTTCGCTGGCATCGGCTACTTCACCCTCCCGATGGCTCGCAGCGGCGCACGGGTGACCGCAACCGAGATCAACCCGACCGCGTTCCGGTACCTGCTCGAGAACGCCGTTCTCAACGACGTCTCGGACCGCGTCGACGCCTACATGACCGACTGCCGGAAGCTCGCTGACGACCTCGAAGCCGATCGCGTGGTGATGGGCTACTACGGCACTAGCGAGGACGACTCGAGCCAGCGCCGCGACGAGGCACACGACTTCCTTCCCGAAGCCCTCGAGGCGCTCGTTCCTGGTGGGATCGTCCACTATCACGAGGCGACGCCGGAGGCACTGCTCTGGGAACGGCCGACAGAGAGACTCGAGGAGGCGGTCGACGGGGCTGGCAGAACGCTCGAGTATCTCGATCGGCGACGTATAAAGAGTCACAGTGCAGGCGTCGAACACGTCGTTCTCGACGTCCGTATCGACTGA
- the tatC gene encoding twin-arginine translocase subunit TatC, which produces MADEPGDDGASRESDESPLKSTDESDGIAAADLESEDETASDAAGDHPVETDGEGAVGDRPEPGTDPGDSSYPDPDDDIGGISTPPDDEEMPLADHIEEMVLRLAVVFLFGAAGTAIGLLWASQAIEHIWFNIFPYAIEQVPPPHVYNPLELWLTRIKLSALLGILIALPAFVYECYLFMRPGLYPNERKYYLAAVPTSVVLAAVGMLFSYVLVLPILFEYFTFYAEGSADIAYALGDTFDLIITLTGFLAIVFQIPLFMMLAIMMGVTTRRWLAQKRLYFWAAFAGLAFMFTVDPTMMAPVLVAITMILLFEGTLAILKWVGRE; this is translated from the coding sequence ATGGCGGACGAGCCGGGAGATGACGGCGCAAGTCGAGAGTCCGACGAGTCGCCACTCAAGTCCACGGACGAGTCCGACGGTATCGCCGCCGCCGACCTCGAGTCGGAGGACGAAACCGCTTCGGACGCAGCCGGCGATCACCCCGTCGAGACCGACGGCGAAGGTGCCGTCGGTGACCGACCCGAACCCGGAACCGATCCGGGTGACTCGTCCTATCCCGATCCCGACGACGACATCGGCGGTATCTCGACGCCGCCTGACGACGAGGAGATGCCACTGGCCGACCACATCGAGGAGATGGTTCTCCGTCTCGCGGTCGTGTTCCTGTTCGGCGCTGCCGGTACCGCGATCGGTCTCCTCTGGGCCTCGCAAGCTATCGAACACATCTGGTTCAACATCTTCCCCTACGCGATCGAGCAGGTGCCGCCGCCACACGTCTATAATCCGCTCGAGTTGTGGCTGACGCGGATCAAGCTCTCGGCGCTGCTCGGGATTCTGATCGCCCTGCCCGCGTTCGTCTACGAGTGTTACCTGTTCATGCGACCGGGGCTGTACCCCAACGAGCGCAAGTACTACCTGGCGGCCGTCCCGACGAGCGTCGTGCTTGCGGCCGTCGGAATGCTGTTTTCCTACGTGCTCGTCTTGCCGATCCTCTTCGAGTACTTCACGTTCTACGCTGAGGGCAGTGCAGACATCGCCTACGCCCTGGGTGATACGTTCGACCTGATCATCACGCTGACTGGATTTCTCGCGATCGTCTTCCAGATTCCGCTGTTCATGATGTTGGCGATCATGATGGGTGTGACGACCAGACGCTGGCTCGCCCAGAAGCGACTGTACTTCTGGGCCGCTTTCGCTGGACTCGCCTTCATGTTTACCGTGGACCCGACGATGATGGCACCCGTTCTCGTGGCCATCACGATGATCCTGCTGTTCGAGGGAACGCTTGCGATCCTGAAGTGGGTCGGAAGAGAGTAG
- a CDS encoding 60S ribosomal export protein NMD3 translates to MSKSRAFCPRCGDPVPDRSDREGEAPDPLRPGTEVDLCDSCYFDDFDFVDAPDRIDVMVCSQCGAVHRGNRWVDVGAKDYTDIAIEEVSEALAVHVDVEDVAWQVEPEQVDQNTIRMHAYFTGVVRGTPVDEEVTVPVKIARQTCERCGRIAGDYYASIVQIRAEDRTPTSEETDRAAEIAHEIVAEMEATGDRNAFVTEMGKVDDGLDMKVSTNKIGKKIANKMVEEFGGTVNDAETLVTEDEDGNEVYRVTFAVRLPPYTPGDIIDLKDDDEGPVLVRSAHGNLKGTRVTTGERYEASHEEGASPDARKLGEAADAERTTVVTVEDENAVQVLDPETYQAKTVARPDYFDTDTETVPVLKSRAGLHVLPDPDPDADENDERYYDPYEDDG, encoded by the coding sequence ATGAGTAAGTCACGTGCGTTCTGTCCCCGGTGTGGGGACCCGGTTCCCGATCGATCCGATCGAGAGGGGGAGGCCCCCGATCCCCTTCGACCGGGCACGGAGGTCGACCTCTGTGATTCGTGTTACTTCGACGACTTCGACTTCGTCGACGCCCCCGACCGGATCGACGTCATGGTCTGTTCGCAGTGTGGTGCGGTCCACCGTGGAAACCGGTGGGTCGACGTCGGTGCGAAAGATTACACCGACATCGCTATCGAGGAGGTCAGCGAGGCGCTTGCCGTCCACGTCGACGTCGAAGACGTCGCCTGGCAGGTCGAACCTGAGCAGGTCGACCAGAACACGATCCGGATGCACGCCTATTTTACCGGCGTCGTTCGGGGGACACCAGTCGACGAGGAGGTGACGGTGCCGGTCAAGATCGCCCGCCAGACCTGCGAACGCTGTGGCCGGATCGCCGGCGACTACTACGCAAGCATCGTCCAAATCCGTGCCGAGGACCGAACGCCAACGAGCGAAGAGACCGACCGTGCGGCGGAGATTGCCCACGAAATCGTCGCCGAGATGGAGGCGACCGGGGACCGCAACGCCTTCGTCACCGAGATGGGAAAGGTAGACGACGGCCTGGATATGAAGGTCTCGACCAACAAGATCGGCAAGAAGATCGCGAACAAGATGGTCGAGGAGTTCGGCGGCACGGTCAACGACGCGGAGACGCTCGTCACGGAAGACGAGGACGGCAACGAGGTCTACCGGGTCACCTTCGCCGTCCGCCTGCCGCCGTACACCCCCGGCGACATTATCGACCTGAAAGACGACGACGAAGGACCAGTACTCGTCCGCAGCGCCCACGGCAACCTCAAGGGCACACGCGTGACGACCGGCGAACGCTACGAGGCCAGCCACGAGGAAGGTGCCTCGCCCGACGCACGCAAACTCGGCGAAGCGGCGGACGCCGAACGGACGACGGTCGTCACTGTCGAAGACGAGAACGCCGTCCAGGTCCTCGATCCGGAGACCTACCAGGCCAAGACCGTCGCACGACCGGACTACTTCGATACCGACACCGAGACGGTGCCGGTCCTGAAGAGTCGTGCCGGCCTCCACGTCCTCCCCGATCCCGACCCGGACGCCGACGAGAACGACGAGAGGTACTACGACCCCTACGAGGACGATGGGTGA
- the htpX gene encoding zinc metalloprotease HtpX: protein MNWQADWGLRFRMFLTMFLLFALYIVFAGVITAYVGGGPLLFALLFGGLSLVQYYYSDTLTLRSMGATTVSADEYPQLHSSIERLSQQADLPKPKVAVIDSQVPNAFATGRNQKNAAVAVTTGLLNTLDREELDGVLAHELAHVKNRDMMVMTIASFLSTIAFMMVRWGAFFGGGRGRGGGRGGGGVVVAILVSLIVWIVSYLLIRALSRYREYAADRGAAAITGNPSALASALMKISGRMDDVPKDDMREEAEMNAFFIIPIKSGVVGRLFSTHPPTERRIEQLRELEHEMTV from the coding sequence ATGAACTGGCAGGCGGACTGGGGTCTTCGGTTTCGGATGTTCCTGACGATGTTCCTGCTGTTTGCACTGTACATCGTCTTCGCAGGAGTCATCACCGCGTACGTCGGTGGCGGGCCTTTGCTCTTTGCACTCCTGTTCGGTGGTCTGTCCCTCGTTCAGTACTACTACAGCGACACGCTCACCCTCCGGAGTATGGGTGCGACGACGGTCTCAGCAGACGAGTATCCACAGCTACACAGCTCTATCGAACGGCTCTCCCAGCAGGCCGACCTCCCCAAACCGAAAGTCGCCGTGATCGACTCGCAGGTACCCAACGCCTTCGCGACCGGCCGCAACCAGAAGAACGCAGCAGTCGCGGTGACGACGGGGCTGTTGAACACGCTCGACCGCGAGGAACTCGACGGCGTCCTCGCTCACGAACTCGCCCACGTCAAGAACCGCGACATGATGGTGATGACCATCGCCTCGTTTCTCTCGACGATTGCGTTCATGATGGTTCGGTGGGGAGCGTTCTTCGGCGGCGGTCGCGGTCGTGGTGGCGGTCGCGGCGGTGGTGGCGTCGTCGTCGCCATCCTCGTCTCGCTGATCGTCTGGATCGTCAGCTACCTGTTGATACGGGCGCTCTCGCGGTACCGCGAGTACGCTGCCGACCGCGGCGCAGCAGCCATTACCGGCAACCCGTCGGCGCTCGCGTCCGCACTGATGAAAATCTCCGGCCGGATGGACGACGTCCCCAAAGACGACATGCGCGAAGAAGCCGAAATGAACGCCTTCTTCATCATCCCGATCAAGTCCGGTGTCGTCGGTCGCCTCTTTAGTACGCATCCGCCGACCGAACGGCGGATCGAACAGCTCCGGGAACTCGAACACGAGATGACTGTCTAA
- a CDS encoding ABC transporter permease, with product MELGIVAGVIVIGFVHGVLPDHGWPIAAMYALNRSRHLLYGLLAALILGVGHLISSVVLVLAYYWFSTFAEFAEGPWMRYLAGTLLILLGIHEYRNGSHTHLHENGHDKREDDDHHAHTDDDHHAHTDDDHHAHTDDDHHAHTDDDHHAHTDDDHHAHTDGDHHAHTDGDHHAHTDGGILERTRSVLPGGGGHEHLDEEHAERGLAALGLTALLLGFAHEEPIQILAICVGTEACLELMLLYSLAVIVAIVVPTLLLIAGYERHRERVERITPYLPTITAIVLVGMGLAFISGLV from the coding sequence ATGGAACTCGGCATCGTCGCTGGTGTGATCGTTATCGGATTCGTCCACGGCGTGTTGCCCGATCACGGCTGGCCGATTGCGGCGATGTACGCACTAAACCGGAGTCGCCACCTGCTGTACGGCCTACTCGCGGCGCTGATCCTCGGGGTTGGCCACCTGATAAGCAGCGTCGTTCTCGTGCTCGCATACTACTGGTTTAGCACGTTCGCCGAGTTCGCGGAAGGGCCGTGGATGCGGTATCTCGCCGGGACGCTGTTGATCCTGCTCGGTATCCACGAGTACCGAAACGGCAGTCACACCCACCTTCACGAGAACGGACACGACAAACGGGAAGACGACGACCACCACGCACACACAGACGACGACCACCACGCACACACAGACGACGATCACCACGCACACACAGACGACGACCACCACGCACACACAGACGACGACCACCACGCACACACAGACGACGACCACCACGCACACACAGACGGCGACCACCACGCACACACAGACGGCGACCACCACGCACACACAGACGGCGGCATCCTCGAGCGAACCCGGAGCGTTCTTCCTGGCGGTGGCGGCCACGAGCATCTGGACGAAGAACACGCCGAGCGCGGACTGGCGGCGCTCGGATTGACGGCATTACTGCTTGGCTTTGCCCACGAGGAGCCGATCCAGATCCTGGCAATCTGCGTCGGGACGGAGGCCTGTCTCGAGTTGATGTTGCTCTACTCGCTGGCAGTGATCGTCGCAATCGTCGTTCCGACACTGCTTTTGATCGCAGGGTACGAACGCCACCGGGAGCGAGTCGAGCGGATCACGCCGTACCTGCCGACGATCACGGCGATCGTTCTGGTTGGGATGGGACTCGCCTTTATCAGTGGGCTCGTCTGA